A genomic stretch from Etheostoma cragini isolate CJK2018 chromosome 8, CSU_Ecrag_1.0, whole genome shotgun sequence includes:
- the kcnj11 gene encoding ATP-sensitive inward rectifier potassium channel 11, giving the protein MLSRKGLVPEDYLLTRLAENVLQPKLFKAKPRKARFVAKSGACNVAHTNIREQGRFLQDVFTTLVDLKWLHTLIIFTMSFLCSWLLFGMIWWLIAFAHGDLDSIGGDFTPCVTDIRSFSSAFLFSIEVQVTIGFGGRMVTEECFSAILVLIVQNIVGLLINAIMLGCIFMKTAQANRRAETLIFSKHAVISVRNNKLCFMMRLGDLRKSMIISATVRLQVVRGTTTEEGEVVPLNQIDIHLDNPVGTNGVFLVTPLIICHVIDKHSPLYELSAQDLQHEDIEVIAVLEGVVETTGITTQARTSYVSEEILWGQRFVPTVSEEDGMYAVDYSKFGNTTKVPTPYCSAKVLDEAGGMARFKLNEGATSRATVRRRPGSTVARRSKVETLVS; this is encoded by the coding sequence ATGTTGTCCAGGAAAGGACTCGTCCCTGAGGATTACTTGCTGACACGTTTAGCTGAGAATGTTCTACAGCCCAAGTTGTTCAAGGCCAAACCGAGGAAAGCTCGGTTCGTCGCCAAAAGCGGCGCCTGCAATGTAGCGCACACCAACATCCGGGAACAGGGCCGATTCTTGCAGGACGTCTTCACCACTCTCGTGGATTTAAAATGGCTCCACACTCTTATTATTTTCACCATGTCCTTCCTATGCAGCTGGCTTCTTTTCGGGATGATTTGGTGGCTCATTGCCTTTGCGCACGGCGACCTGGACTCGATAGGAGGCGACTTTACCCCGTGCGTAACGGACATCCGCTCCTTCTCCTCAGCTTTTCTCTTCTCCATTGAGGTACAGGTGACCATCGGCTTCGGGGGCCGGATGGTCACGGAGGAGTGCTTCTCTGCCATCCTAGTCCTGATCGTCCAGAACATCGTCGGGCTGCTCATCAACGCCATCATGCTCGGCTGCATCTTCATGAAAACCGCGCAAGCCAATCGGCGCGCAGAGACTCTCATTTTCAGCAAGCACGCAGTCATCTCCGTCCGAAACAACAAGCTGTGCTTCATGATGCGCCTCGGCGACCTGAGGAAAAGCATGATCATCAGCGCCACCGTGCGGCTGCAGGTGgtgaggggaaccaccaccgaGGAGGGCGAGGTGGTGCCTCTGAACCAGATCGATATACACTTGGATAACCCCGTAGGCACCAACGGCGTCTTCCTGGTCACCCCCCTTATCATCTGTCATGTCATCGACAAGCACAGCCCCCTCTATGAGCTGTCCGCTCAGGACCTGCAGCACGAGGACATCGAAGTGATCGCGGTGCTGGAGGGGGTGGTGGAGACCACGGGCATCACCACACAGGCTAGGACCTCCTACGTGTCGGAGGAGATCTTGTGGGGGCAGCGCTTCGTGCCCACAGTCTCCGAGGAGGACGGTATGTACGCGGTGGACTACTCCAAGTTCGGTAACACCACGAAGGTCCCGACCCCGTACTGCAGCGCCAAGGTCCTGGATGAGGCAGGTGGCATGGCTCGGTTTAAGCTGAACGAGGGCGCCACTTCGCGGGCGACTGTGAGAAGACGGCCAGGCTCTACGGTGGCCCGCAGGTCCAAAGTAGAGACTTTAGTGAGCTGA